A genomic window from Nicotiana sylvestris chromosome 11, ASM39365v2, whole genome shotgun sequence includes:
- the LOC138880791 gene encoding uncharacterized protein, with protein sequence MLVYGTEVVIPAEVEIPSLRIIQEVELDDAEWVKGRYEQLALIDGKRMNAVCHGQLYQNRMSRAFNKRINPRKFTPGQLVLKKIFPHQDEAKGKFSPNWQGPYMVHRVLTGGALILAEMDGEA encoded by the coding sequence atgctagtttatggtacagaggtagtcattcccgctgaggtagagaTTCCCtccttgaggatcatacaggaagtagAGTTAGAtgatgcagagtgggtaaaaggtcgctacgagcagttagcccttatagatggaaagagaatgaatgcagtatgtcacggtcaattatatcagaacagaatgtctagagccttcaacaaaagaattAATCCAAGGaagttcacaccagggcagctggtattgaagaaaatatttccgcatcaagatgaagccaagggaaaattctctcctaattggcagggtccgtatatggttcaccgggttctaactggaggagcccttattctcgCAGAAATGGACGGGGAAGCCTAG